Proteins from a genomic interval of Microbacterium phyllosphaerae:
- a CDS encoding formylglycine-generating enzyme family protein yields MRRIPGGSVTLHDARRKVERTVVVEDFEIGVFPITEEQLAEVLPIPSTHPRRPAADLSWLRAVHFCNAASEWEGLDPVYRFDGEYVTWDATGDGYRLPTEAEWEYACRAGSTGPHYAPLTDAAWTSADGVSTPQDVGGKLPNLHGLFDTLGNVWEWCWDLLDPARYDDYRVFRGGGFADDSWSVRASVRRGGAPRMHHEDVGLRVARGAFDTPGEAQGWSDRADRERAAFDGPVPFGWTPLRRPGR; encoded by the coding sequence ATGCGCCGCATTCCGGGCGGCTCGGTGACTCTGCACGATGCGCGGCGCAAGGTCGAGCGCACCGTGGTCGTGGAGGACTTCGAGATCGGTGTGTTCCCGATCACGGAGGAGCAGCTCGCCGAGGTGCTGCCGATCCCCTCGACGCACCCACGCAGACCGGCTGCGGATCTGAGCTGGCTGCGCGCGGTCCACTTCTGCAACGCCGCGTCCGAGTGGGAGGGACTCGATCCGGTCTATCGGTTCGACGGAGAATACGTCACCTGGGACGCCACCGGCGACGGCTATCGGCTCCCGACAGAGGCCGAATGGGAGTACGCGTGCCGCGCCGGCTCGACCGGACCGCACTATGCGCCGCTCACCGATGCGGCATGGACCAGCGCAGACGGAGTGTCGACGCCGCAGGACGTCGGAGGCAAACTGCCCAATCTCCACGGCCTGTTCGACACGCTCGGCAACGTCTGGGAGTGGTGCTGGGACCTCCTCGATCCCGCCCGGTACGACGACTACCGCGTGTTCCGCGGGGGCGGTTTCGCCGACGACTCCTGGAGCGTCCGGGCCTCGGTCCGACGAGGGGGCGCACCACGGATGCACCACGAGGACGTCGGACTGCGCGTGGCGCGCGGCGCCTTCGACACGCCAGGCGAGGCGCAGGGGTGGTCGGACCGTGCCGACCGCGAACGGGCCGCGTTCGACGGCCCGGTGCCGTTCGGCTGGACGCCGCTGCGACGCCCCGGGCGCTGA
- a CDS encoding SGNH/GDSL hydrolase family protein, whose amino-acid sequence MRYVAIGDSFTEGVGDVLPDGRERGWADLVAQGWADAAGHSISYANLAIRGKLAWPIVEQQLEPALALRPTHLSFNGGGNDMLRPRTDLEHIADAFSRVLRRCDEEGVTLILLSGANPSGQLPMGSLVQRRGDQLSDAVLRRVEGRDDVVRALNWPDRELADAKYWSEDRLHMNAAGHHRVAARVLQGLGFEPPSSWWSPTALTAGGPAGLAYYREFVGPWVRRRVTRTSSGDGRTAKYADWVERAPQA is encoded by the coding sequence GTGCGCTATGTGGCCATCGGCGATTCCTTCACCGAGGGAGTGGGTGATGTGCTGCCGGACGGACGCGAGCGGGGCTGGGCCGACCTGGTCGCCCAGGGGTGGGCCGATGCCGCCGGGCACTCGATCAGCTATGCGAATCTCGCGATCCGCGGCAAGCTGGCCTGGCCCATCGTCGAGCAGCAGCTCGAGCCGGCGCTGGCGCTGCGCCCGACCCATCTCTCCTTCAACGGCGGCGGCAACGACATGCTCCGCCCGAGGACCGATCTCGAACACATCGCCGATGCGTTCAGTCGAGTGCTTCGACGGTGCGACGAAGAGGGCGTCACGCTGATCCTGCTGTCGGGCGCGAACCCCAGCGGGCAGTTGCCGATGGGTTCGCTCGTGCAGCGCCGCGGCGACCAGCTCTCCGATGCCGTCCTTCGCAGGGTCGAGGGGCGCGACGACGTGGTGCGCGCGCTCAACTGGCCCGATCGTGAGCTCGCCGATGCGAAGTACTGGTCAGAGGATCGGCTGCACATGAACGCCGCGGGACACCACCGGGTCGCCGCCCGGGTGCTTCAGGGCCTCGGCTTCGAGCCACCGTCGTCGTGGTGGTCGCCGACCGCACTCACGGCGGGTGGCCCGGCCGGCCTCGCCTACTACCGGGAGTTCGTCGGCCCCTGGGTGAGGCGGCGCGTCACACGTACGTCCTCCGGGGACGGACGCACGGCGAAGTATGCGGACTGGGTAGAGAGAGCACCCCAGGCGTGA
- a CDS encoding MFS transporter — MANTALPSRASIAGRLDDLPFTRRHLRLLTGSGVGWALDAMDVGLISFILAALTQQWGLTKTDAGWIASVGFIGMALGATLGGLLADRLGRRQVFALTLLIYGIATGASALVGGLAALLVLRFLVGLGLGAELPVASTYVSEFAPARIRGRLIVILEAFWALGWTAAALIGFFVIPASDDGWRWAFALGAIPAVYALIVRWGLPESPRWLASRGRIAEADRIVSTFEADAGVEPGPAIRREPVSRAIAVTTRARLTTLWNAEFRVRTLCLWIVWLCVNFAYYGAFIWIPSILVDAGFDLVRSFGFTLIITLAQLPGYAVAAWLIEVWGRRTTLSVFLIGSAVSAVFFGTSTTEAAIIASGMALSFFNLGAWGALYAVTPEIYPTSLRGTGSGWAAGVGRIASIVAPLAVPVILVAGGAPVLFAVFGACFVAAAAAAWGLVDRRGVALDDR; from the coding sequence ATGGCCAACACCGCGCTGCCGAGCCGCGCATCGATCGCCGGGCGTCTCGACGACCTTCCGTTCACGCGTCGCCATCTGCGCCTGCTCACCGGCTCCGGAGTCGGCTGGGCGCTGGATGCGATGGATGTCGGACTCATCTCGTTCATCCTCGCGGCGCTCACCCAGCAGTGGGGCCTCACGAAGACGGATGCCGGCTGGATCGCATCCGTCGGATTCATCGGCATGGCTCTCGGCGCGACGCTCGGCGGCCTTCTCGCCGACCGCCTCGGGCGACGCCAGGTCTTCGCACTCACGCTCCTCATCTACGGCATCGCCACGGGGGCGAGCGCACTCGTCGGCGGACTCGCCGCGCTTCTCGTCCTTCGGTTCCTCGTCGGGCTCGGGCTCGGCGCCGAGCTCCCTGTCGCCTCGACATACGTGAGCGAGTTCGCGCCGGCGCGTATCCGGGGGCGCCTCATCGTCATTCTCGAGGCGTTCTGGGCGCTGGGATGGACGGCCGCAGCGCTCATCGGCTTCTTCGTGATCCCCGCATCCGACGACGGCTGGCGTTGGGCCTTCGCGCTCGGCGCGATCCCCGCCGTCTACGCGCTGATCGTGCGCTGGGGCCTGCCGGAGTCACCGCGCTGGCTCGCCTCGCGGGGACGCATCGCCGAGGCCGATCGGATCGTGTCGACGTTCGAAGCGGATGCCGGTGTCGAGCCGGGCCCGGCGATCAGGCGCGAGCCGGTCTCTCGTGCGATCGCCGTCACCACCAGGGCGCGTCTCACGACCCTCTGGAATGCCGAGTTCCGCGTCCGCACGCTGTGCCTGTGGATCGTCTGGCTCTGCGTGAACTTCGCCTACTACGGTGCGTTCATCTGGATCCCCAGCATCCTCGTCGATGCGGGTTTCGATCTCGTCCGCTCGTTCGGGTTCACCCTCATCATCACCCTCGCTCAACTGCCGGGATACGCGGTGGCCGCCTGGTTGATCGAGGTCTGGGGGCGCCGGACCACTCTGTCGGTGTTCCTGATCGGGTCCGCCGTCTCGGCGGTGTTCTTCGGCACGTCCACGACGGAAGCCGCGATCATCGCCTCCGGCATGGCGCTCTCGTTCTTCAACCTCGGCGCGTGGGGCGCACTGTACGCCGTCACCCCCGAGATCTATCCGACGTCGCTCCGGGGGACCGGTTCCGGATGGGCCGCGGGTGTCGGGAGGATCGCCTCGATCGTGGCTCCTCTCGCCGTACCCGTGATCCTGGTCGCCGGGGGAGCGCCCGTGCTCTTCGCCGTGTTCGGAGCGTGCTTCGTGGCGGCGGCCGCTGCGGCGTGGGGCCTGGTCGATCGACGGGGAGTCGCGCTCGACGACCGCTGA
- a CDS encoding LLM class flavin-dependent oxidoreductase has translation MSIEFGLDTFGDITRGADGELLSGAQTIRNIVEQAERADSVGVDFFGVGEHHRTEFAVSAPEMVLATIAGRTKDIRLGTAVTVLSSDDPVRVFERFSTLDALSNGRAEVVLGRGSFIESFPLFGYDLRDYDALFEQKLELFVELLKEEPVTWSGSMRASLENANVFPKTANGLRTWVGVGGSPESVVRVARHGLGLMLAIIGGPAGRFRQFVDLYHRSVASFGTTSHPIAVHSPGHIADTDDEAWEAAYSGFEAMNNTIGRERGWPPYSRARFQNDIGPAGALYVGSPDRVAAKIADTVTTLGLGRFDMKYATGTLSHEAMMRSVELYGSEVIPRVRKLLADRD, from the coding sequence ATGAGCATCGAGTTCGGGCTGGACACCTTCGGCGACATCACGAGGGGCGCCGACGGCGAGCTCCTCTCAGGAGCGCAGACGATCCGCAACATCGTCGAGCAGGCGGAGCGGGCCGACAGCGTCGGCGTCGACTTCTTCGGAGTGGGGGAGCATCACCGCACCGAGTTCGCCGTCTCGGCCCCCGAGATGGTGCTCGCGACCATCGCCGGAAGGACGAAGGACATCCGCCTCGGTACGGCGGTGACCGTGCTGTCGTCGGACGACCCGGTGCGTGTCTTCGAGCGCTTCTCGACTCTGGATGCGCTCTCGAACGGACGGGCAGAGGTCGTGCTCGGCCGTGGCTCTTTCATCGAGTCGTTCCCGCTGTTCGGTTACGACCTCCGCGACTACGACGCGCTCTTCGAGCAGAAGCTCGAGCTGTTCGTCGAACTGCTCAAGGAGGAGCCCGTGACGTGGTCCGGCTCCATGCGCGCCTCTCTCGAGAACGCGAACGTCTTCCCGAAGACCGCGAACGGTCTGCGCACGTGGGTGGGCGTGGGCGGCAGCCCCGAGTCGGTCGTGCGCGTGGCGCGACACGGACTCGGACTGATGCTCGCGATCATCGGAGGACCAGCCGGGCGGTTCCGGCAGTTCGTCGACCTCTACCACCGGTCGGTGGCGTCGTTCGGCACGACCTCGCATCCGATCGCCGTCCACTCACCCGGACACATCGCCGACACCGACGACGAGGCGTGGGAGGCCGCGTACTCGGGCTTCGAGGCGATGAACAACACGATCGGACGCGAGCGCGGGTGGCCTCCGTACAGCCGTGCTCGATTCCAGAACGACATCGGCCCCGCCGGCGCGCTGTACGTCGGTTCGCCCGATCGCGTCGCCGCGAAGATCGCCGACACGGTCACGACGCTGGGACTCGGACGATTCGACATGAAGTACGCCACGGGCACCCTGTCGCACGAGGCGATGATGCGCAGCGTCGAGCTGTACGGTTCCGAGGTCATCCCGCGCGTGCGCAAGCTGCTCGCCGACCGCGATTGA
- a CDS encoding DUF885 domain-containing protein: MTSSPRTPSAIDKVADEWVDTIAVLAPTLGTYIGRDEVNDRFGDLSPAGHDEIASATRATLAKLAALEPVDAIDEVTKTDLSAELSLDLELHDAKWHLRDLNVIASAAQDVRSAFDLMPTATADDWSVIATRLAAVPDALRGYTETLRAGIAEGVTPARRQVVEVATQIDRYTADDGFFAAFVADAAPAEGNLPASLARTLADNSAAARVAYDELRSFLAEELAPAATEVDAVGRELYALNSRRFLGATIDLDETYEWGREELARMVAEQTAIANEILPGSSVEEAVAHLEADPARKLVGTEALQHWMQETSDRAVAELGATHFDIPEAIRTLECMIAPTQEGGIYYTGPTDDFSRPGRMWWSVPEGVTEFDTWRELTTVYHEGVPGHHLQIAQAVYNRAELNSWRRLLAGTSGHAEGWALYAERLMQQLGYLDDPADRLGMLDGQRMRAARVVLDIGVHLGKPRLDGDGTWDADYALDFMRKNVNMSDQFVQFEVNRYLGWPGQAPSYKVGQRIWEQVRDAYQAERGADFDVKEFHKRALDMGGVGLDTLRTALLAR; this comes from the coding sequence ATGACCTCTTCTCCCCGCACCCCGTCTGCCATCGACAAAGTCGCCGATGAGTGGGTCGACACCATCGCGGTGCTCGCCCCGACACTCGGCACCTACATCGGTCGCGACGAGGTCAACGACCGGTTCGGCGACTTGAGCCCGGCTGGGCATGACGAGATCGCGTCGGCCACGCGTGCCACGCTTGCGAAGCTCGCCGCCCTCGAGCCGGTCGATGCAATCGACGAGGTGACCAAGACCGATCTGTCTGCAGAGCTCAGCCTCGATCTCGAGCTGCACGACGCGAAGTGGCACCTGCGCGACCTCAACGTGATCGCCTCGGCCGCACAGGACGTGCGCTCGGCGTTCGATCTCATGCCGACGGCGACCGCGGATGACTGGTCGGTCATCGCGACTCGCCTCGCCGCGGTACCGGACGCGCTCCGGGGCTACACCGAGACCCTTCGGGCCGGCATCGCCGAGGGCGTCACGCCTGCGCGCCGTCAGGTCGTCGAGGTCGCCACGCAGATCGATCGCTACACGGCGGACGACGGCTTCTTCGCGGCATTCGTCGCCGATGCCGCGCCCGCGGAGGGCAACCTCCCGGCATCCCTCGCTCGCACCCTGGCCGACAACTCCGCGGCCGCCCGCGTGGCCTACGACGAGCTGCGCAGCTTCCTCGCGGAGGAGCTTGCTCCCGCCGCAACCGAGGTCGATGCCGTAGGACGCGAGCTCTACGCTCTGAACTCCCGTCGCTTCCTCGGAGCGACCATCGATCTCGACGAGACGTACGAGTGGGGTCGCGAGGAGCTCGCCCGCATGGTCGCAGAGCAGACGGCGATCGCGAACGAGATCCTCCCCGGATCCTCGGTCGAGGAGGCCGTGGCGCACCTCGAGGCCGATCCCGCGCGCAAGCTCGTGGGCACCGAGGCGCTGCAGCACTGGATGCAGGAGACGAGTGACCGCGCGGTCGCCGAACTCGGCGCCACGCACTTCGACATCCCCGAGGCGATCCGCACCCTCGAGTGCATGATCGCGCCCACCCAGGAGGGTGGCATCTACTACACGGGGCCGACCGATGACTTCTCGCGCCCTGGACGCATGTGGTGGTCTGTTCCCGAGGGTGTGACCGAGTTCGACACCTGGCGCGAGCTGACGACCGTGTACCACGAGGGTGTTCCCGGGCATCATCTGCAGATCGCACAGGCGGTGTACAACCGTGCCGAGCTGAACTCGTGGCGGCGACTGCTCGCCGGCACGTCCGGTCATGCCGAGGGCTGGGCGCTCTACGCCGAACGGCTCATGCAGCAGCTCGGATACCTCGACGACCCGGCCGATCGGCTCGGCATGCTCGACGGGCAGCGGATGCGCGCGGCGCGCGTCGTACTCGACATCGGCGTGCACCTCGGCAAGCCCCGCCTCGACGGCGACGGCACGTGGGACGCCGACTACGCCCTCGACTTCATGCGCAAGAACGTGAACATGTCGGACCAGTTCGTGCAGTTCGAGGTCAACCGCTACCTGGGCTGGCCGGGGCAGGCGCCGTCGTACAAGGTCGGCCAGCGCATCTGGGAGCAGGTGCGTGACGCATACCAGGCGGAGCGCGGAGCAGATTTCGACGTCAAGGAGTTCCACAAGCGAGCTCTCGATATGGGCGGCGTCGGCCTCGACACGCTTCGGACCGCTCTTCTCGCACGATGA
- the polA gene encoding DNA polymerase I, whose protein sequence is MTDSAKPTLMVIDGHSLAYRAFFALPVENFTTKDNQHTNAIYGFLSMLVNLIKAEQPTHMAIAFDTSRHSFRTDQYPEYKATRSESPQEFRGQIPLLQDCLAAMSIPVLMKEGVEADDILATLSTQGAEKGYDVLVVSGDRDTIQLVTDDVTLLYPSVQGVSQLKRYDPVTVQERYGVRPEQYPDIAALVGETSDNLPGVPKVGEKTAVKWLTQFGSLDDLLERADEIKGVVGGNLRDHIEDVRRNRRLNRLLTDVELPVAPDDLAVAPIDAQAVRDIFARLEFRTLLPRVFDAVGAGEVAEDPATAVVLPEPVQVGASDFVTWAESQTGDVAVRLLVQGGAPTRVGAATEKELRELDWTDDVAAALRPWLESTSPKVIHDAKPQVKALLRQGVRVNGLAYDTSLAGWLLRPSFPDKTLGDLVERYLGEKLPEADPSQLVPETEGATPSQEAWFALRVANALREDIPESVAKVLTDIELPTLITLADMEVAGVAVSHEVLSTFSGELATRAEGLAQEAFGIVGREFNLGSPKQLQEVLFDDLQLPKTRKTKTGYSTDAAVLADLQDSHPHPFLGLLLQHREATKLRQIIESLDTAIGADARVHTTYVQTGSQTGRLSSTDPNLQNIPVRTEESRRIRSAFQVGEGYEALLTADYSQIEMRIMAHLSGDEGLIEAFNSGEDLHRFVGARVFGVEPSDVTSAMRTKVKAMSYGLVYGLSAFGLSKQLRIEQSEAKQLMVEYFARFGAVRDYLRASVLKAKEVGYTETIFGRRRPFPDLASPNRVLRENAERAALNAPIQGSAADIMKIALLHIHEDLRTKGLTSRALLQIHDELVVEVAPGEWDATERIVRTRMGDAADLTVPLDVQVGRGHDWNEAAH, encoded by the coding sequence GTGACGGACTCCGCAAAGCCTACCCTCATGGTCATCGACGGCCATTCGCTCGCCTATCGTGCCTTCTTCGCCCTTCCGGTCGAGAATTTCACGACCAAGGACAACCAGCACACGAACGCCATCTACGGCTTCCTGTCGATGCTGGTGAACCTCATCAAGGCAGAGCAGCCCACGCACATGGCGATCGCATTCGACACCTCTCGTCATTCGTTCCGCACTGACCAGTACCCCGAGTACAAGGCGACTCGGTCGGAGTCACCCCAGGAGTTCCGCGGCCAGATCCCGCTGCTGCAGGACTGCCTCGCCGCGATGTCGATCCCGGTGCTGATGAAGGAGGGCGTCGAGGCCGACGACATCCTCGCCACCCTGTCGACTCAAGGGGCCGAGAAGGGATACGACGTCCTCGTGGTCTCCGGAGACCGCGACACGATTCAGCTCGTCACCGACGATGTGACCCTGCTGTACCCGTCGGTTCAGGGTGTCTCACAGCTCAAGCGCTACGACCCGGTGACCGTGCAGGAGCGCTATGGCGTGCGCCCGGAACAGTACCCCGACATCGCCGCGCTGGTCGGCGAGACCAGCGACAACCTGCCCGGCGTTCCCAAGGTCGGTGAGAAGACGGCCGTGAAGTGGCTGACGCAGTTCGGCTCGCTCGACGATCTCCTCGAACGAGCGGATGAGATCAAGGGCGTGGTCGGAGGAAACCTCCGCGACCACATCGAGGACGTGCGGCGGAACCGTCGACTCAACCGGCTGCTGACGGATGTCGAGCTGCCCGTCGCTCCCGACGATCTCGCGGTCGCGCCGATCGATGCGCAGGCCGTCCGTGACATCTTCGCCCGCCTCGAGTTCCGCACGCTGCTGCCCCGCGTCTTCGATGCGGTCGGAGCCGGAGAGGTCGCCGAGGACCCGGCCACAGCGGTCGTCCTGCCCGAGCCCGTCCAGGTCGGCGCATCGGATTTCGTCACGTGGGCGGAGTCGCAGACGGGTGATGTCGCAGTACGGCTCCTCGTCCAGGGCGGAGCACCCACCCGTGTGGGCGCGGCGACCGAGAAGGAACTCCGCGAACTCGACTGGACCGACGACGTCGCCGCGGCACTGCGCCCGTGGCTCGAGTCGACGAGCCCCAAGGTGATCCACGACGCGAAGCCGCAGGTGAAGGCGTTGCTGCGGCAGGGTGTCCGCGTCAACGGGCTCGCCTACGACACGAGCCTCGCCGGGTGGCTGTTGCGCCCGAGCTTCCCCGACAAGACGCTCGGTGACCTCGTCGAGCGCTACCTCGGCGAGAAGCTCCCCGAGGCTGATCCCTCGCAGCTGGTTCCCGAGACGGAGGGCGCCACACCCTCGCAGGAGGCCTGGTTCGCCCTGCGTGTCGCGAATGCCCTGCGAGAAGACATCCCCGAGTCGGTCGCGAAGGTCCTCACGGACATCGAGCTGCCCACGCTCATCACGCTCGCCGACATGGAGGTCGCCGGCGTCGCGGTGTCGCACGAGGTCCTCTCGACCTTCTCCGGCGAACTCGCAACCCGCGCCGAAGGCCTCGCCCAGGAGGCCTTCGGCATCGTGGGGCGCGAGTTCAACCTCGGTTCCCCGAAGCAGCTGCAGGAGGTGCTCTTCGACGATCTCCAGCTCCCGAAGACGCGCAAGACCAAGACGGGGTACTCGACGGATGCCGCTGTGCTGGCCGACCTGCAGGATTCGCACCCGCACCCCTTCCTCGGCCTGCTCCTGCAGCACCGCGAGGCCACGAAGCTGCGCCAGATCATCGAATCGCTCGACACGGCGATCGGTGCCGACGCTCGTGTCCACACGACGTACGTGCAGACGGGCAGCCAGACCGGTCGCCTGTCGAGCACCGACCCGAACCTGCAGAACATCCCTGTCCGCACCGAGGAGTCGCGCCGCATCCGCAGCGCGTTCCAGGTCGGGGAGGGCTACGAAGCCCTCCTCACCGCCGACTACTCGCAGATCGAGATGCGCATCATGGCGCATCTCTCCGGAGACGAGGGCCTCATCGAGGCGTTCAACAGCGGCGAGGATCTGCACCGGTTCGTCGGCGCGCGCGTCTTCGGGGTCGAGCCGAGCGATGTGACCTCCGCGATGCGCACGAAGGTCAAGGCGATGTCGTACGGGCTCGTCTACGGACTCTCGGCATTCGGCCTGTCGAAGCAGTTGCGCATCGAGCAGTCCGAGGCGAAGCAGTTGATGGTCGAGTACTTCGCCCGGTTCGGTGCGGTGCGCGACTATCTCCGTGCGTCGGTGCTGAAGGCCAAGGAGGTCGGCTACACCGAGACGATCTTCGGGCGCCGCCGACCGTTCCCCGATCTCGCCAGCCCGAACCGCGTGCTGCGTGAGAACGCCGAGCGGGCGGCGCTCAACGCACCGATCCAGGGAAGTGCCGCGGACATCATGAAGATCGCGCTGCTGCACATCCACGAAGATCTGCGCACCAAGGGCCTCACCTCGCGCGCCCTCCTGCAGATCCACGATGAACTCGTGGTCGAGGTGGCCCCGGGCGAATGGGACGCGACCGAGCGGATCGTCCGGACCCGAATGGGCGATGCGGCGGATCTCACCGTGCCCCTCGACGTGCAGGTGGGCCGAGGTCACGACTGGAACGAGGCCGCGCACTGA
- a CDS encoding hotdog fold thioesterase, translating to MTETATSAGLDWATARGMGALAQKMGMEFLEFTTERCVATLPVEGNTQPVGLMHGGAYVVLGESLGSMAANLHAGPGRLAVGVDINATHTRSATSGVVTGVCTPVHLGRSITVHEIVVSDDQGRRCSTIRITNMIKDAPAAR from the coding sequence ATGACCGAGACCGCGACGAGTGCAGGACTCGACTGGGCGACAGCCCGCGGGATGGGCGCACTCGCCCAGAAGATGGGCATGGAATTCCTCGAGTTCACCACTGAGCGTTGCGTCGCGACGCTTCCCGTCGAGGGCAACACGCAGCCGGTCGGCCTCATGCACGGCGGCGCCTATGTGGTCCTCGGCGAGTCGCTCGGCTCGATGGCGGCGAACCTCCACGCAGGCCCCGGCCGGCTCGCGGTCGGGGTGGACATCAACGCGACACACACGCGCTCCGCGACGTCGGGCGTCGTGACGGGTGTCTGCACGCCCGTGCATCTCGGACGCAGCATCACGGTCCATGAGATCGTCGTCTCCGACGATCAGGGCCGACGGTGCTCGACGATCCGGATCACCAACATGATCAAGGATGCTCCCGCGGCACGCTGA
- a CDS encoding GNAT family N-acetyltransferase, translating to MLPLDAEHVLRPVRAGDGVALAKAYSANREHLAPWEPLRPEDFFTTAWQEDDARRCVDDAAAGRSIRFVIESTDGEIRGRVNLNNIVRGAFRSADLGYWVDATQLRRGLASRGVAEVAAYARDELRLHRIQAATLLHNLASQRVLVGTGFERIGLAPRYLRIAGEWQDHLLFQLLLEEPLSVPREHP from the coding sequence TTGCTGCCGCTCGACGCGGAGCATGTTCTGCGGCCTGTCCGCGCCGGTGACGGCGTTGCGCTTGCGAAGGCGTATTCAGCGAACCGCGAGCACCTCGCGCCGTGGGAGCCTCTCAGGCCGGAGGACTTCTTCACCACCGCCTGGCAGGAGGACGATGCGCGGCGGTGCGTGGATGATGCCGCTGCCGGCCGCAGCATCCGGTTCGTCATCGAATCGACCGACGGCGAGATCCGCGGCCGAGTCAACCTGAACAACATCGTCCGCGGCGCGTTCCGCAGCGCCGACCTCGGTTACTGGGTCGATGCGACGCAGCTGCGTCGAGGTCTGGCTTCGCGAGGAGTGGCCGAGGTCGCCGCCTACGCGCGCGACGAGCTGCGGTTGCATCGGATCCAGGCGGCGACGCTGCTGCACAACCTCGCGTCACAGCGGGTGCTCGTCGGCACCGGCTTCGAACGCATCGGTCTCGCGCCGCGATATCTGCGGATCGCGGGGGAGTGGCAGGACCACCTGCTGTTCCAGCTCCTGCTGGAAGAGCCGCTCAGCGTGCCGCGGGAGCATCCTTGA
- a CDS encoding ANTAR domain-containing response regulator — translation MTEQEQAAEQPTSSAPRRVVVAEDESLIRLDIVEILRDNGFDVVGEAGDGETAVALATELRPDLVIMDVKMPQLDGISAAEKLHKGNIAPVVLLTAFSQKELVERASEAGALAYVVKPFTPNDLLPAIEIALARHEQIITLEAEVADMVERFETRKLVDRAKGLLNEKMGLSEPEAFRWIQKASMDRRLTMQDVAKAIIEQLAPKK, via the coding sequence GTGACCGAGCAAGAACAGGCAGCTGAGCAGCCCACGTCATCCGCACCCCGACGCGTCGTCGTCGCCGAGGACGAGTCGCTGATCCGTCTCGACATCGTCGAGATCCTCCGCGACAACGGCTTCGATGTGGTGGGTGAGGCCGGAGACGGTGAGACCGCGGTCGCACTGGCGACCGAGCTGCGTCCCGACCTCGTCATCATGGACGTCAAGATGCCGCAGCTCGATGGCATCAGCGCGGCCGAGAAGCTGCACAAGGGCAACATCGCTCCCGTCGTCCTCCTCACGGCCTTCAGCCAGAAGGAGCTCGTGGAGCGTGCGAGCGAGGCCGGCGCGCTGGCCTACGTCGTCAAGCCGTTCACCCCGAACGACCTGCTGCCGGCGATCGAGATCGCGCTGGCTCGCCACGAGCAGATCATCACGCTCGAGGCCGAGGTCGCCGACATGGTCGAGCGCTTCGAGACCCGCAAGCTCGTCGACCGCGCCAAGGGGCTGCTGAACGAGAAGATGGGCCTCTCCGAGCCCGAGGCCTTCCGCTGGATCCAGAAGGCGTCGATGGATCGTCGCCTCACGATGCAGGACGTCGCCAAGGCGATCATCGAGCAGCTCGCGCCGAAGAAGTAG
- a CDS encoding esterase/lipase family protein — MKKAGWWIADYAYAVYWQFRAAFGRQKADAFASGDAAPLLILPGVYETWRFMQPLITALHDRGHPVHVLDALEHNRRPVHDAARVVEEFLETNRMTDVIVVAHSKGGLAGKLAMAGASGERIRAMLAVATPFGGSRYARLLPVRSLWAFSPSDPSIVELATHLEVNERIVSVYAAFDPHIPEGSELIGARKNVRIETGGHFRILADPRVVAEVAALSER, encoded by the coding sequence GTGAAGAAGGCGGGCTGGTGGATCGCCGATTACGCATACGCCGTCTACTGGCAGTTCCGGGCGGCGTTCGGTCGGCAGAAGGCGGATGCCTTCGCGAGCGGCGATGCTGCGCCGCTCCTCATCCTCCCGGGCGTCTACGAGACCTGGAGGTTCATGCAGCCGCTGATCACCGCGCTGCATGATCGCGGTCATCCCGTCCACGTCCTCGACGCTCTCGAACACAATCGGCGGCCGGTGCACGACGCGGCGCGGGTCGTGGAGGAGTTCCTCGAGACGAACCGGATGACCGACGTGATCGTGGTCGCGCACAGCAAGGGCGGACTGGCGGGGAAGCTCGCCATGGCCGGCGCCTCGGGCGAACGCATCCGTGCGATGCTCGCGGTCGCGACGCCGTTCGGCGGATCCCGTTACGCCCGCCTGCTGCCGGTCCGCTCGCTGTGGGCGTTCTCCCCTTCGGACCCGTCGATCGTCGAGCTGGCGACGCACCTCGAGGTGAACGAGAGGATCGTCTCGGTCTACGCCGCCTTCGACCCGCACATCCCCGAGGGCAGCGAGCTGATCGGTGCGCGCAAGAACGTGCGCATCGAGACCGGAGGACATTTCCGGATCCTCGCGGACCCTCGCGTCGTCGCCGAGGTCGCAGCGTTGTCCGAGCGATGA